A window of the Streptomyces finlayi genome harbors these coding sequences:
- a CDS encoding DUF6278 family protein: MNIPFLDNWRKRQGGTQGGALVGAVEADPAGVAGLLAECELLRVRAEQNGLELDDSPASLTALDQLPPRWRDDPEELPWFGNDAGLYLGTVLVRNVPGAVWHIRPSGQPVVCLDSGREIDVVEAGLDWAMSGSPELSQVYAESAEN, encoded by the coding sequence ATGAACATCCCTTTCTTGGACAACTGGCGTAAGCGCCAGGGCGGTACGCAGGGGGGCGCTCTCGTGGGCGCCGTCGAGGCGGACCCGGCCGGTGTGGCCGGGTTGCTCGCCGAATGTGAGCTGCTGCGCGTCCGAGCCGAGCAGAACGGACTCGAACTGGACGACAGTCCGGCCTCGTTGACCGCACTGGATCAGCTCCCGCCCCGTTGGCGTGACGACCCCGAGGAACTGCCCTGGTTCGGCAACGACGCGGGCCTCTATCTCGGCACCGTCCTCGTGCGGAACGTGCCCGGTGCCGTGTGGCACATCCGGCCCAGCGGCCAGCCCGTGGTCTGCCTGGACTCCGGGCGGGAGATCGACGTGGTCGAGGCCGGTCTCGACTGGGCGATGTCGGGCAGCCCCGAGCTCTCCCAGGTGTACGCGGAGTCCGCCGAGAACTGA
- a CDS encoding amino acid ABC transporter permease, translating into MTHSAPSATALYDIPGPLTRKRHRLYGIVSTVVILALVGWIIYLLFDTDQFTAEKWTPFAYTGIQELLLRGLGNTLKAFAYAAVLSLALGAVLAVGRLSDHRPVRWISTLLVEFFRAMPVLVMIFFIFVALKVQPLPALVAGLTLYNGSVLAEVFRTGIHSVDRGQREAAYALGMRKTQVTTYVLAPQAVRAMLPTIISQLVVALKDTSLGFLITYEEFLHAGKLIASNLDYDLPFIPVVMVISPIYIGLCMLLSWFATWVAERERRNVKTKAVEVAPAEPGTLLP; encoded by the coding sequence ATGACCCACTCCGCGCCCTCCGCCACCGCGCTCTACGACATCCCGGGGCCGCTGACCCGTAAACGGCACCGCCTGTACGGCATCGTGTCCACGGTTGTGATCCTCGCCCTCGTCGGCTGGATCATCTATCTGCTCTTCGACACCGACCAGTTCACAGCCGAGAAGTGGACGCCCTTCGCGTACACGGGCATCCAGGAACTGCTGCTGCGCGGCCTCGGCAACACCCTCAAGGCGTTCGCGTACGCCGCGGTGCTCTCCCTCGCGCTCGGCGCCGTACTCGCCGTGGGCAGGCTCTCCGACCACCGGCCGGTCCGCTGGATCTCCACGCTGCTCGTCGAGTTCTTCCGCGCCATGCCCGTCCTGGTGATGATCTTCTTCATCTTCGTGGCGCTGAAGGTGCAGCCGCTGCCCGCCCTCGTCGCGGGCCTGACCCTCTACAACGGCTCGGTGCTCGCCGAGGTCTTCCGTACCGGAATCCATTCGGTGGACCGCGGCCAGCGGGAAGCGGCCTACGCGCTCGGTATGCGCAAGACGCAGGTCACGACCTATGTGCTGGCGCCCCAGGCGGTACGGGCCATGCTGCCCACCATCATCAGCCAGTTGGTGGTGGCGCTGAAGGACACCTCGCTCGGTTTTCTCATCACCTACGAGGAGTTTCTCCACGCGGGGAAGCTGATCGCGTCGAATCTCGACTACGATCTTCCTTTCATCCCTGTGGTGATGGTGATCTCGCCGATTTACATCGGGCTCTGCATGCTGCTCTCGTGGTTCGCCACGTGGGTGGCCGAACGGGAGCGGCGCAACGTCAAGACGAAGGCCGTCGAGGTCGCTCCGGCGGAACCCGGAACGCTGCTGCCCTGA
- a CDS encoding amino acid ABC transporter ATP-binding protein, producing the protein MAVDPLIELRGVNKHFGALHVLQDINLTVGRGEVVVVIGPSGSGKSTLCRTINRLETIESGQIALDGKPLPEEGKGLAQLRAEVGMVFQSFNLFAHKTVLANVSLAQIKVRKRKKDEADKRSRELLERVGLAAHADKYPAQLSGGQQQRVAIARALAMDPKALLFDEPTSALDPEMINEVLEVMQQLARDGMTMVVVTHEMGFARSAANRVVFMADGAVVEDRHPEEFFTAPASDRAKDFLSKILKH; encoded by the coding sequence ATGGCCGTCGATCCGTTGATCGAGCTGCGGGGCGTCAACAAGCACTTCGGTGCGTTGCACGTGCTGCAGGACATCAATCTCACCGTCGGCCGCGGGGAGGTGGTGGTGGTCATCGGCCCCTCCGGCTCCGGCAAATCGACGCTCTGCCGGACGATCAACAGACTTGAGACGATCGAGTCGGGCCAGATCGCCCTCGACGGCAAGCCACTCCCCGAGGAGGGGAAGGGGCTGGCGCAGCTCAGAGCCGAAGTGGGCATGGTCTTCCAGTCGTTCAACCTCTTCGCGCACAAGACCGTGCTGGCCAACGTCTCCCTCGCGCAGATCAAGGTCCGCAAGCGCAAGAAGGACGAGGCGGACAAGCGTTCACGGGAGCTCCTGGAGCGCGTCGGGCTCGCCGCACACGCCGACAAGTACCCCGCCCAGCTCTCCGGCGGCCAGCAGCAGCGCGTGGCCATCGCCCGCGCCCTTGCCATGGACCCCAAGGCCCTCCTCTTCGACGAGCCCACCTCGGCCCTCGACCCGGAGATGATCAACGAGGTGCTGGAGGTCATGCAGCAGCTCGCCCGGGACGGCATGACGATGGTCGTCGTCACCCACGAGATGGGCTTCGCCCGCTCGGCCGCCAACCGTGTCGTCTTCATGGCCGACGGAGCCGTCGTCGAGGACCGTCACCCGGAGGAGTTCTTCACCGCCCCGGCGAGCGACCGCGCCAAGGACTTCCTGTCCAAGATCCTCAAGCACTGA
- a CDS encoding rhodanese-like domain-containing protein, whose amino-acid sequence MAREVDMDSFAAAWADKAYVLDVREPDEYQAGHVPGARLAPLSAPAAAMRGLPDGRPVYVICASGNRSKTAADRLTAAGADAYSVAGGTRGWTRTGRPVVTGLAPGSA is encoded by the coding sequence ATGGCTCGTGAAGTGGATATGGACTCCTTCGCCGCGGCTTGGGCCGACAAGGCGTACGTCCTGGACGTGCGGGAACCGGACGAATATCAAGCCGGGCATGTGCCCGGTGCGCGGCTCGCCCCGCTGTCGGCACCGGCCGCCGCGATGCGCGGTCTCCCCGACGGCCGGCCGGTGTACGTGATCTGCGCCAGTGGCAACCGCAGTAAGACGGCCGCGGACCGGCTCACCGCCGCCGGAGCGGACGCGTACTCCGTCGCCGGCGGCACACGGGGCTGGACCCGCACGGGCCGCCCGGTCGTGACGGGGCTCGCCCCCGGCTCCGCCTGA
- a CDS encoding metal-sensitive transcriptional regulator: protein MKRRNPVKVEDAAATAVLNRLRRAQGQLAGVIAMIEAGRDCKDVVTQLAAVSSALDRAGFKIVASGMRQCLTESEDGAPPMTEAELEKLFLALA from the coding sequence ATGAAACGGAGGAACCCGGTGAAAGTAGAAGATGCAGCGGCGACCGCGGTCCTCAATCGGCTGCGTCGTGCCCAGGGCCAGCTCGCGGGAGTCATCGCCATGATCGAGGCGGGCCGGGACTGCAAGGACGTCGTCACCCAGCTCGCCGCTGTCTCCAGCGCCCTCGACCGGGCGGGCTTCAAGATCGTCGCGAGCGGGATGCGCCAGTGCCTCACCGAAAGTGAGGACGGTGCCCCGCCGATGACCGAGGCGGAACTGGAGAAGCTGTTCCTCGCTCTTGCGTGA
- a CDS encoding amino acid ABC transporter permease: MDVLTENFTLYGEGFLGTVELTVYSSILALVLGFLMASCRVAPVGSFRALGTVWVTVLRNTPLTLLFFAVLLGLPRFGLVLPFEVFAVLALGCYTSAFICEVLRSGINTVPTGQGEAARSLGMTFGQSLSTVVLPQAFRSVIPPVGSTLIALAKNSAIAGAFSVTELLGTYKTLNELGYSIIWSFVWIAVGYLLITLSISALFHVLEKRWGVAR; this comes from the coding sequence ATGGATGTACTCACGGAGAACTTCACCCTCTACGGCGAAGGGTTCCTCGGCACCGTCGAACTCACCGTCTACTCCTCGATCCTGGCCCTGGTCCTCGGCTTCCTCATGGCCTCGTGCCGGGTGGCGCCCGTCGGGTCCTTCCGGGCGCTCGGCACCGTCTGGGTGACCGTCCTGCGCAACACCCCGCTCACCCTGCTGTTCTTCGCGGTGCTCCTCGGGCTGCCGCGCTTCGGGCTCGTCCTGCCGTTCGAGGTCTTCGCCGTGCTCGCGCTCGGCTGCTACACCTCCGCGTTCATCTGCGAAGTCCTGCGCTCCGGCATCAACACCGTGCCCACGGGCCAGGGTGAAGCGGCCCGCAGCCTCGGAATGACCTTCGGACAGTCCCTCAGCACGGTCGTCCTGCCCCAGGCGTTCCGCTCGGTGATCCCGCCGGTCGGCTCGACGCTGATCGCCCTCGCCAAGAACTCGGCGATCGCCGGCGCCTTCAGCGTCACCGAACTGCTCGGCACCTACAAGACCCTCAACGAACTGGGCTACAGCATCATCTGGTCCTTCGTCTGGATCGCCGTCGGCTACCTGCTCATCACCCTGTCCATCAGCGCGCTCTTCCATGTGCTGGAGAAGCGCTGGGGAGTCGCCCGATGA
- a CDS encoding MMPL family transporter, whose protein sequence is MKLPHTTPDAAASPGTGTLGRLGVWSVLHFKTVVAGWLLIVAALGAFAPQVTTALSGAGWQADGSDSVKVRGIAEKHFDGNASTALQIVVSADRPVTGPEVQAVIDRASDLAAADSRISTVIPPQRGATISADGRTAILLAGADADPDTMVRAADDLKEPLEELSGDGIEVHATGASVLWSDFNEANHDAMLKSELLSWPVTLAILVLAFGSLVAAGLPLLLTLAGLVASAGSLVLISHLVPVSIWAMNFAMMFALALGIDYALFIVARFRGARVGRSLGMHEAVAETMDTAGKAVLLSGATVLVSLSAVMLVPSPAFRSMAGGIMLAVAFILAATLTLLPAVLGRLGHRIDSLALPWVRSGEHRSARFAAWGERLWAHPFRYGALALAVLLVLAAPVIGLRTAMPSITVIPSDTSARAGYTAVQEAFGEGAPGTLQIITTTDRTEAVTAQIKASEGIAGVMPGQEAADGSGWSMIQAVPTVDPSDPELGATVDTLRADLPEGTLVGGAAVENLDLQHLLNQKTPLVIGVVLALGFVLLLFALQAPLISFLGTVASLLSTGAAFGVARLVFQDGHGADLLGFTPQGFLDGWAPVFFFAMIFAIAMDYTVFLLASAKEHYERSGDPREAMTGALAHSGRVISAAAAVMVAVFFTFALSGPLPPKEMGIVLGVAVLLDAALVRLILLPALLRLSGHAAWYSPRWLRRILPDITFSHG, encoded by the coding sequence TTGAAACTCCCTCACACCACGCCCGACGCCGCGGCTTCTCCTGGTACCGGCACGCTGGGGCGCCTCGGCGTCTGGTCGGTACTCCACTTCAAGACGGTGGTCGCCGGATGGTTGCTGATCGTCGCGGCGCTCGGCGCCTTCGCCCCCCAGGTCACCACAGCCCTCTCGGGGGCCGGATGGCAGGCCGACGGCTCGGACTCGGTCAAGGTTCGCGGGATCGCCGAGAAGCATTTCGACGGCAACGCGTCCACCGCACTGCAGATCGTGGTCAGTGCCGACCGCCCCGTCACCGGCCCGGAGGTCCAGGCCGTCATCGACAGGGCGAGCGATCTGGCGGCGGCGGATTCCAGGATCTCCACCGTGATCCCGCCACAGCGGGGGGCCACGATCAGCGCGGACGGCCGAACCGCCATCCTCCTGGCCGGTGCGGACGCGGACCCGGACACGATGGTGCGGGCGGCCGACGACCTGAAGGAGCCGCTGGAGGAACTGTCCGGTGACGGAATCGAAGTGCATGCCACCGGCGCGTCCGTGTTGTGGAGCGACTTCAACGAGGCCAATCACGACGCGATGCTGAAATCGGAGCTGCTGTCCTGGCCCGTCACCCTGGCCATCCTGGTGCTGGCGTTCGGCTCCCTGGTCGCGGCAGGACTCCCCCTGCTGCTCACCCTGGCCGGACTGGTCGCGTCGGCAGGATCCCTGGTGCTGATCAGCCACCTGGTCCCCGTGTCGATCTGGGCCATGAACTTCGCGATGATGTTCGCCCTCGCCCTCGGCATCGACTACGCGCTGTTCATCGTGGCCCGTTTCCGCGGCGCCCGCGTAGGCCGCTCACTGGGCATGCACGAGGCGGTCGCCGAGACGATGGACACCGCGGGCAAGGCGGTCCTGCTGTCAGGCGCGACCGTCCTGGTCAGCCTCTCCGCCGTCATGCTCGTGCCGTCCCCGGCGTTTCGGTCCATGGCCGGCGGCATCATGCTCGCCGTCGCGTTCATCCTGGCCGCCACCCTCACCCTGCTGCCGGCTGTGCTGGGCCGACTCGGCCACCGGATCGACTCACTCGCTCTGCCCTGGGTCCGTTCCGGCGAGCACCGCTCGGCCCGGTTCGCCGCCTGGGGCGAACGGCTGTGGGCGCACCCCTTCAGGTACGGGGCGCTCGCACTCGCGGTTCTGCTGGTCCTGGCCGCCCCGGTGATCGGCCTTCGCACCGCGATGCCCTCGATCACCGTCATCCCCTCCGACACCAGCGCCCGTGCCGGCTACACCGCGGTCCAGGAGGCTTTCGGTGAAGGGGCACCGGGCACCCTGCAGATCATCACGACCACCGATCGCACCGAGGCCGTCACCGCGCAGATCAAGGCTTCCGAGGGCATCGCCGGCGTCATGCCCGGACAGGAAGCCGCCGACGGCTCGGGATGGTCCATGATTCAGGCCGTACCCACCGTCGATCCGTCCGACCCGGAACTCGGCGCCACTGTGGACACACTGCGTGCCGACCTGCCCGAGGGCACCCTCGTCGGTGGCGCCGCTGTGGAGAACCTCGATCTTCAGCACCTGCTCAACCAGAAGACCCCGCTGGTCATCGGGGTGGTCCTCGCTCTCGGATTCGTCCTGCTGCTGTTCGCTCTGCAGGCCCCGCTGATCTCGTTCCTCGGCACAGTCGCCAGCCTGCTGTCCACCGGCGCCGCCTTTGGCGTGGCCCGACTGGTCTTCCAGGACGGCCACGGTGCGGATCTGCTCGGCTTCACCCCACAGGGCTTCCTCGACGGCTGGGCTCCGGTGTTCTTCTTCGCGATGATCTTCGCCATCGCCATGGACTACACCGTCTTCCTCCTGGCCTCCGCCAAGGAGCACTACGAGCGCAGCGGTGACCCCCGGGAGGCCATGACGGGCGCCCTCGCCCACTCCGGCCGAGTGATCTCCGCCGCCGCCGCCGTCATGGTCGCCGTGTTCTTCACCTTCGCCCTGTCCGGCCCGCTGCCGCCCAAGGAGATGGGCATCGTCCTGGGTGTGGCGGTGCTCCTGGATGCGGCCCTTGTCCGACTCATCCTGCTTCCGGCGCTTCTTCGTCTGTCCGGGCATGCCGCGTGGTACAGCCCCCGCTGGCTGCGCCGCATCCTGCCCGACATCACCTTTTCCCACGGCTGA
- a CDS encoding rhodanese-like domain-containing protein: MTTDASRTAGLTPAVLQQLMTDGNGPRILDVRTPGEFQSTHISGAYNVPLDTLREHRAELLAHIGEDVVLVCRSGARAAQAEQALTEAGLPNLRVLDGGMMAWEMAGAPVNRGPERWDLERQVRLIAGSVVLITGITGLFVPGVHLIGTAFGAGLTFAALSNTCAMGMMLSKLPYNRGPRTDIRTVITSLRGRS, translated from the coding sequence ATGACGACCGACGCCTCACGCACCGCCGGACTCACTCCCGCCGTCCTCCAGCAGCTCATGACGGACGGAAACGGCCCCCGCATACTCGACGTGCGCACCCCCGGCGAGTTCCAGAGCACCCACATCTCCGGCGCCTACAACGTGCCCCTGGACACCCTGCGCGAGCACCGCGCCGAGCTCCTCGCCCACATCGGTGAAGACGTCGTCCTCGTCTGCCGCTCCGGAGCCCGCGCCGCCCAAGCCGAGCAGGCACTCACCGAGGCCGGCCTGCCCAACCTGCGGGTCCTGGACGGCGGCATGATGGCCTGGGAGATGGCCGGGGCCCCCGTCAACAGGGGCCCTGAGCGCTGGGATCTGGAGCGCCAGGTCCGGCTGATCGCCGGATCCGTCGTCCTCATCACCGGCATCACCGGACTGTTCGTGCCCGGAGTGCACCTGATCGGCACCGCCTTCGGGGCCGGGCTGACCTTCGCCGCGCTCAGCAACACCTGTGCCATGGGCATGATGCTGTCCAAGCTGCCCTACAACCGCGGTCCGCGTACGGACATCCGGACCGTCATCACCTCCCTGCGAGGCCGATCATGA
- a CDS encoding MBL fold metallo-hydrolase, with product MFFAQYYLDCLSQASYMIADETTGQAVVVDPRRDVTEYLADADAHGFKVVGVINTHFHADFVAGHLEMAARTGAWIGYGSRAETEYPIRKLTEGETISLGDVTLKIMETPGHTPESISVQVYEHGDDTAPYGVLTGDALFIGDVGRPDLLASIGVTADELGAMLHDSVQNKLMGLPDEVRVFPAHGAGSSCGKNLSSEKQSTIGEQRTTNYACAPMGQDEFIALVTAGQSAAPGYFVYDATLNRQDHELFDPAAAPRPLSAEEFATRRAEGAVVLDARSPQEFAAGHLRGSVNVPADGRFAEQAGTVLPADADLLVLAPQNREEEIVTRLARIGFDRVSGYLRGPEDALVTLADEVTPASRLTAAQLRTALEGENPPVVLDVRNCGERGENGLIEGALHIALGELPLRLDEIPTDQALVLHCAGGHRSSIAASLLRHRGFTDVSDILGGYAAWALLDAPAAV from the coding sequence GTGTTCTTCGCCCAGTACTACCTCGACTGCCTCTCGCAGGCGTCGTACATGATCGCCGACGAGACCACCGGCCAGGCCGTGGTCGTCGACCCCCGCCGGGACGTGACCGAGTACCTCGCCGACGCCGACGCGCACGGCTTCAAGGTTGTCGGCGTCATCAACACCCACTTCCACGCCGACTTCGTCGCCGGGCACCTGGAGATGGCCGCGCGCACCGGTGCGTGGATCGGCTACGGCAGCCGTGCCGAGACCGAGTACCCCATCCGCAAGCTGACCGAGGGCGAGACCATCAGCCTCGGCGACGTCACCCTGAAGATCATGGAGACGCCGGGGCACACCCCGGAGTCGATCAGCGTGCAGGTCTACGAGCACGGCGACGACACCGCCCCTTACGGGGTGCTGACCGGCGACGCCCTCTTCATCGGGGACGTGGGCCGTCCCGATCTGCTCGCCTCCATCGGTGTAACCGCCGACGAGCTCGGCGCCATGCTCCACGACAGTGTCCAGAACAAGCTGATGGGCCTGCCGGACGAGGTCAGGGTCTTCCCCGCGCACGGCGCCGGATCCTCCTGCGGCAAGAACCTGTCCAGCGAGAAGCAGTCCACCATCGGTGAGCAGCGCACCACCAACTACGCGTGCGCGCCGATGGGTCAGGACGAGTTCATCGCCCTGGTCACCGCCGGCCAGTCCGCCGCCCCCGGCTACTTCGTCTACGACGCCACCCTCAATCGCCAGGACCACGAGCTGTTCGACCCGGCCGCCGCGCCCCGGCCGCTGTCCGCCGAGGAGTTCGCCACCCGACGGGCCGAGGGGGCGGTAGTCCTGGACGCCCGCAGCCCGCAGGAGTTCGCCGCCGGCCACCTGCGCGGTTCGGTCAACGTGCCCGCCGACGGCCGGTTCGCCGAGCAGGCGGGCACCGTGCTGCCCGCGGACGCCGACCTGCTGGTCCTCGCACCCCAGAACCGCGAGGAGGAGATCGTCACCCGGCTGGCCCGAATCGGCTTCGACCGCGTGTCCGGCTACCTGCGCGGCCCGGAGGACGCCCTGGTCACCCTGGCCGACGAGGTGACCCCCGCCAGTCGCCTGACCGCCGCGCAACTGCGCACCGCACTGGAGGGCGAGAACCCGCCGGTCGTCCTCGACGTACGCAACTGCGGCGAACGCGGAGAGAACGGGCTCATCGAGGGCGCCCTGCACATCGCGCTCGGCGAACTGCCCCTGCGCCTCGACGAGATCCCCACCGACCAGGCCCTGGTCCTGCACTGTGCGGGCGGCCACCGCTCCTCCATCGCGGCCAGCCTGCTGCGCCACCGCGGCTTCACCGACGTCTCCGACATCCTCGGCGGCTACGCCGCCTGGGCGCTGCTCGACGCTCCTGCGGCCGTCTGA
- a CDS encoding SDR family NAD(P)-dependent oxidoreductase, which yields MITQSYLSGLFALDGRVAVVTGGSSGIGRSIAGALAHAGASVVIVARREAELTAAAAELTADGCRAAWVSADLGTSEGVRAGADEAASVFGEPDVLVNCAGINLRPPMGELGEDVWDTTMAVNLKAPYLLGERFGPGMAERGYGRIIHVTSQQAHRAFVNSGAYGVSKGALESLARSQAEAWSPHGVTCNTLVPGFVMTPLNARLSSDPEKVAALAARTMVKRNGLADDFAGAAVFLASAASAYVTGQSLFVDGGFSVH from the coding sequence ATGATCACGCAGTCGTATCTCTCCGGGCTCTTCGCCCTCGACGGCCGTGTCGCCGTGGTGACCGGCGGCAGTTCGGGCATCGGCAGGTCCATCGCCGGAGCCCTCGCCCACGCGGGCGCGAGCGTGGTGATCGTGGCCCGCCGGGAGGCCGAGCTGACCGCCGCGGCCGCCGAGCTGACCGCGGACGGCTGTCGTGCGGCCTGGGTCAGCGCGGACCTGGGAACCTCCGAGGGCGTCCGCGCGGGTGCGGACGAGGCGGCCTCGGTGTTCGGGGAGCCCGACGTCCTGGTCAACTGCGCCGGGATCAACCTGCGGCCGCCGATGGGTGAACTGGGCGAGGACGTCTGGGACACCACCATGGCGGTGAACCTGAAGGCGCCGTATCTGCTGGGCGAGCGGTTCGGACCGGGCATGGCGGAGCGGGGCTACGGCCGGATCATCCACGTCACCTCCCAGCAGGCGCACCGGGCCTTCGTCAACAGCGGCGCCTACGGGGTCTCCAAGGGTGCGCTGGAGTCGCTGGCCCGCTCGCAGGCGGAGGCCTGGTCGCCGCACGGAGTCACGTGCAACACGCTCGTGCCCGGCTTCGTGATGACGCCGCTCAACGCCCGTCTTTCGTCCGACCCGGAGAAGGTGGCCGCACTGGCCGCGCGCACGATGGTCAAGCGCAACGGGCTGGCGGACGACTTCGCGGGCGCGGCCGTGTTCCTGGCGAGCGCCGCCTCCGCCTATGTCACCGGGCAGTCGCTCTTCGTCGACGGCGGATTCTCGGTTCACTGA
- a CDS encoding glutamate ABC transporter substrate-binding protein, which yields MVRTRKAVAALACLLLAVLAAGCGKEGSPPVKGPKAGALPRYEVDTGFELTDSRTWREARSRGHLIVGAKEDQPYLGEKDPASGIYSGFDIEIARMTAASLGFDPKKIRFRTIASANRETALQNGQIDYYVGTYTINDMRKKLVGFAGPYYMAGQGLLVRTDEDGIEGPQDLAGKTVCSAAGSTPYQRIAADYPETDLVAYDTYSICVDNLLTFQVDAVTTDDAILLGFAAKVPEEMKVVGKPFSEEPYGIGVPRSDNALRSALNDALEANEKNGNWKKAFEATLGLSGVPAPTPPPIDRYPAN from the coding sequence ATGGTGCGTACGAGAAAAGCCGTGGCCGCGCTGGCCTGCCTGCTGCTCGCCGTCCTCGCCGCCGGCTGCGGCAAGGAGGGCAGCCCGCCGGTCAAGGGACCCAAGGCCGGAGCGCTGCCCCGCTACGAGGTCGACACCGGCTTCGAGCTGACCGATTCGAGGACCTGGCGCGAGGCCAGGAGCCGCGGACACCTGATCGTCGGAGCCAAGGAGGACCAGCCCTACCTGGGCGAGAAGGACCCGGCCAGCGGCATCTACTCCGGCTTCGACATCGAGATCGCCCGCATGACGGCGGCCTCCCTGGGCTTCGACCCGAAGAAGATCCGTTTCAGGACCATCGCGTCCGCCAACCGTGAGACCGCCCTCCAGAACGGGCAGATCGACTACTACGTCGGCACGTACACGATCAACGACATGCGCAAGAAGCTCGTGGGGTTCGCCGGTCCGTACTACATGGCCGGTCAGGGCCTGCTGGTACGCACCGACGAGGACGGCATCGAGGGGCCTCAGGACCTGGCAGGCAAGACCGTCTGCTCCGCCGCCGGTTCCACGCCGTACCAGCGGATCGCCGCCGACTACCCCGAGACGGACCTGGTCGCCTACGACACGTACTCGATCTGCGTCGACAACCTGCTGACCTTCCAGGTCGACGCCGTCACGACCGACGACGCCATCCTGCTGGGCTTCGCCGCCAAGGTCCCCGAGGAGATGAAGGTCGTCGGAAAGCCGTTCTCCGAGGAGCCGTACGGCATCGGAGTGCCGCGCAGCGACAACGCCCTGCGCTCCGCGCTGAACGACGCCCTGGAGGCCAACGAGAAGAACGGCAACTGGAAGAAGGCGTTCGAAGCGACGCTGGGGCTCTCCGGAGTGCCCGCACCGACGCCCCCGCCCATCGACCGCTACCCGGCGAACTGA
- a CDS encoding sulfite exporter TauE/SafE family protein: protein MITLVLLASVLIGISLSILGGGGSILTVPILVYLAGQSSKEAIATSLFVVGVTSVVGLIAHARAGRVRWRIGLIFGAVSMVGAYGGGRLAEYIPGTALLIAFALMMLATAAAMLRKPRKAAAHKPAHHELPTKHIVAEGLVVGAVTGLVGSGGGFLVVPALALLGGLPMSVAVGTSLLVIAMKSFSGLAGHLSAVQIDWGLALAITAAAIVGSLIGSRFAGRIPQDTLRKAFGWFVVVMGVFVLTQQLGSGFWTSPWTWATTLALTAAALTWRTARARRRTPAVDPPTEHLSRTENTPRSKIP, encoded by the coding sequence ATGATCACTCTCGTCCTCCTGGCCTCGGTGCTCATCGGCATCAGCCTGAGCATCCTGGGCGGCGGCGGCTCCATCCTGACCGTGCCGATCCTGGTCTACCTGGCCGGCCAGAGCAGCAAGGAGGCCATCGCGACCTCCCTGTTCGTCGTCGGCGTCACCAGCGTGGTCGGGCTCATCGCGCACGCCCGCGCAGGCCGGGTACGCTGGCGCATCGGCCTGATCTTCGGCGCCGTCAGCATGGTCGGCGCCTACGGCGGCGGACGTCTCGCCGAGTACATTCCCGGCACCGCCCTGCTCATCGCGTTCGCGCTGATGATGCTCGCCACCGCCGCCGCCATGCTCCGGAAGCCCCGCAAGGCTGCCGCGCACAAACCCGCCCACCATGAACTCCCCACGAAGCACATCGTTGCCGAAGGGCTCGTTGTCGGCGCCGTCACCGGGCTGGTCGGGTCGGGCGGCGGATTCCTGGTCGTCCCCGCACTGGCCCTGCTCGGCGGACTGCCCATGAGCGTCGCCGTCGGCACCTCGCTTCTGGTCATCGCCATGAAGTCGTTCTCCGGACTCGCCGGCCACCTGTCCGCAGTCCAGATCGACTGGGGCCTCGCGCTGGCCATCACCGCCGCGGCCATCGTCGGCAGCCTCATCGGCAGCCGTTTCGCCGGACGCATCCCCCAGGACACTCTGCGCAAGGCGTTCGGCTGGTTCGTCGTCGTCATGGGCGTCTTCGTCCTGACCCAGCAGCTCGGTTCCGGATTCTGGACCAGCCCCTGGACCTGGGCCACCACCCTCGCCCTGACCGCAGCTGCACTGACATGGCGCACCGCACGAGCACGCCGCCGCACTCCCGCCGTGGACCCGCCGACCGAGCACCTCTCACGAACGGAGAACACACCCCGGAGCAAAATACCGTAG
- a CDS encoding thioredoxin domain-containing protein, which translates to MAAVELTHSNFDATVKGDGIVLLDFWARWCGPCRMFAPVFERASERHPDIVFGTVDTESEQELATAFAISSIPMLMVMRDNVVLHARAGALSEAALEKLIAKFREADTLEPQPAGRAYGVHRARLARVARRRAAHPLRTWSPQEDGDR; encoded by the coding sequence ATGGCCGCAGTGGAACTGACGCACAGCAATTTCGACGCCACCGTCAAGGGCGACGGCATCGTCCTCCTCGACTTCTGGGCCCGGTGGTGCGGCCCGTGCCGGATGTTCGCGCCGGTCTTCGAGCGCGCGTCCGAGCGTCACCCGGACATCGTGTTCGGCACGGTGGACACGGAGTCCGAGCAGGAACTGGCGACGGCGTTCGCGATCTCCTCGATCCCCATGCTCATGGTGATGCGCGACAACGTCGTCCTGCACGCCCGGGCGGGCGCTCTCTCCGAGGCCGCGCTGGAAAAGCTCATCGCGAAGTTCCGTGAGGCGGACACACTCGAGCCGCAGCCGGCCGGCCGGGCGTACGGCGTGCATCGCGCGCGTCTCGCACGGGTGGCCCGCAGGAGGGCCGCGCACCCTCTTCGGACCTGGTCGCCGCAGGAGGATGGCGACCGATGA